Proteins encoded within one genomic window of Paramisgurnus dabryanus chromosome 13, PD_genome_1.1, whole genome shotgun sequence:
- the LOC135717741 gene encoding free fatty acid receptor 3-like, with translation MTWTVTRSNMVLGVYGFTLITGLPANLLAFYTFFRKIRKRSTPMDVFLLSLTISDLVFLFFLPFRMIEAAKMKWTLPFFLCPLTGLVFYGIICNSTFHLTAISIERYLGVAFPIKYKLKRNSRNAVFAVIIFWILSMAQCSIVYVIQYYDHSNPNITDPSMRNTCYVEFSKEQLRILLPVRLQLFVVYSCIPIPICCFCYFRCIQILTNLPNVNSKKRMRSIGMALGTLLIFIACFMPFSISHVVGFVTGQSPEWREYALLFCTLNACLDPFIFYFSSSTFREIFKSILRELLRRMAMLGCHSVLYCPLLRAGTTEERTQRSYDSSH, from the coding sequence ATGACGTGGACAGTGACTCGCAGTAACATGGTGTTAGGAGTCTATGGATTCACTCTCATCACAGGTCTTCCTGCCAACCTCCTGGCTTTTTACACCTTCTTCCGGAAGATCCGCAAGAGGTCCACCCCTATGGATGTTTTCCTATTAAGTTTAACTATTTCAGACCTGGTTTTCCTATTCTTTTTGCCGTTTCGTATGATAGAGGCAGCAAAAATGAAGTGGACGCTGCCGTTCTTCCTCTGTCCGCTGACGGGTTTGGTTTTCTACGGCATCATCTGCAACAGCACGTTTCATTTGACGGCCATCAGCATCGAGCGCTACCTGGGTGTGGCCTTCCCCATAAAATACAAGTTAAAACGGAATTCCAGAAATGCAGTGTTTGCCGTCATCATATTCTGGATCTTGTCGATGGCACAATGCAGCATTGTCTATGTCATTCAATACTACGATCATTCAAACCCGAACATTACCGACCCATCTATGAGGAACACCTGCTATGTGGAATTCAGTAAAGAACAGCTGAGAATCCTCCTGCCGGTTCGTCTGCAACTTTTCGTCGTGTACTCCTGCATTCCTATCCCCATCTGCTGCTTTTGCTACTTCAGATGCATCCAGATCCTCACCAATCTACCCAACGTCAACTCCAAGAAGCGAATGAGGTCTATCGGGATGGCGCTGGGAACGCTGCTGATCTTTATTGCCTGCTTCATGCCCTTTAGCATATCCCATGTTGTGGGATTTGTTACAGGCCAAAGCCCCGAATGGAGGGAGTATGCGCTGCTTTTCTGCACGCTGAACGCATGTCTCGATCCTTTCATCTTCTACTTTTCTTCTTCAACGTTCAGAGAGATTTTCAAGAGCATCTTGCGAGAGCTGCTCAGGCGCATGGCCATGCTTGGCTGCCACTCAGTTCTCTACTGCCCCCTGTTAAGAGCTGGGACAACAGAGGAGAGAACACAGAGATCTTATGACAGTTCTCACTGA